The Bacillus carboniphilus genome contains a region encoding:
- a CDS encoding AI-2E family transporter — MHLSEKRWFKTMIGIILILLIAFLLEKTAYLFTPVFVLFKTIFLPFVVSGILFYLCRPLTRWLVEKKVPKWLSILAAYLSIVLFFYIVIRLVAPVINDQLETLVDNLPKMVTVMTETVEYAQENRDLFPDFVQDAILTSSQELENQLTENLGDITSGVLSVFGFIGGFVNTLFYLVLVPFILFYMLKDGEGFAPNVAKFFPKSNRSGVLKVLKDMDNTIAAYIQGQVLVSVFVGTLLFIGYWIIGLDYSLVLAMFGMFTNVIPFLGPYIAVIPAFLVALLQDPIMAVYVAIIMVIAQQIEGNIISPQIMGKTLKIHPLTIIVLILTSGKLMGIVGIIFVIPSYAVSKVVLSHLVLLYKINKRSASN; from the coding sequence ATGCATTTGAGTGAAAAACGTTGGTTTAAAACGATGATTGGAATCATCTTAATATTATTGATAGCCTTTCTATTAGAAAAGACGGCTTACTTATTTACACCGGTTTTTGTCCTATTCAAAACCATTTTTTTACCGTTTGTCGTATCGGGAATTCTGTTTTATCTTTGTCGCCCACTTACTAGATGGTTAGTGGAAAAAAAAGTGCCGAAATGGTTATCTATATTAGCTGCCTATCTTTCCATTGTTTTGTTTTTTTATATTGTGATTCGCCTTGTCGCCCCAGTTATTAATGACCAGCTTGAAACGTTGGTTGATAACTTACCGAAAATGGTCACGGTGATGACAGAAACTGTGGAATATGCGCAAGAAAATCGTGATTTATTCCCTGATTTCGTACAAGATGCTATTTTAACTTCTAGTCAAGAATTAGAAAATCAATTAACAGAAAACCTTGGGGATATCACAAGTGGCGTTCTTAGCGTTTTTGGCTTTATCGGAGGTTTTGTCAATACCCTGTTTTACCTTGTACTTGTCCCGTTTATATTGTTTTACATGTTAAAGGATGGGGAAGGTTTTGCCCCTAATGTCGCAAAATTCTTTCCTAAGAGTAATCGATCTGGTGTGTTAAAAGTCCTTAAAGATATGGACAATACGATTGCAGCGTATATTCAAGGACAAGTTCTTGTCAGTGTGTTTGTAGGGACTTTACTTTTTATTGGATATTGGATCATTGGATTAGACTATTCCCTTGTTTTAGCGATGTTTGGTATGTTTACGAATGTCATTCCGTTTTTAGGTCCTTATATCGCTGTCATTCCAGCTTTTTTAGTGGCTTTATTACAAGATCCAATTATGGCGGTTTATGTTGCTATTATTATGGTCATTGCCCAACAAATTGAAGGGAATATCATCTCGCCGCAAATTATGGGGAAGACTTTAAAAATACACCCTTTAACGATTATCGTCTTAATTTTAACATCTGGAAAATTAATGGGGATTGTCGGTATTATTTTTGTCATTCCATCCTATGCGGTTTCAAAAGTAGTCCTTTCTCATCTTGTATTACTTTATAAAATTAATAAAAGGTCAGCATCAAATTAA
- a CDS encoding alanine racemase, with protein MDFSTYSKLFDGKEKPLAYVDMDLLDQNIADILATTNNKNIRIGSKSIRSLPLIKYILTKHSRFNGVFCFTPSEAVFLSENGVDNILIGYPTVNKLEIKRVIKQIKSGKEIIFMIDDIKQVMLIEESGKAHNVHVPICIDIDMSLRLPFIRFGVYRSSTSSIQQLEEALRTIKQLKNVKLIGMMGYEAQIAGIPDYSEKQRLQSFLIRQLKKASLKKVKNLRKECLKTIHSNGFSLSFVNGGGTGSRHSTSDEASITEVTIGAGFLQPSLFDGFSQTTLKPALGFILEVSRHPSKHVYTCLGGGYVGSGSTGNEKLPKISHPLKAKYLSFEGAGEVQTPIFYKGNLQIGDDVFFRPSKSGELCERFSTIYGVSDGNVTHTFNTYRGDGQCFL; from the coding sequence ATGGACTTTTCTACTTATAGTAAATTATTCGACGGCAAAGAAAAACCACTGGCTTATGTTGATATGGATCTACTAGACCAAAACATTGCCGACATTTTAGCAACGACCAACAACAAAAACATTCGTATCGGCAGTAAATCTATCCGTTCCTTACCTTTAATAAAATATATTTTAACCAAGCATTCTAGATTCAATGGTGTTTTTTGTTTCACCCCTTCTGAAGCCGTTTTTTTATCAGAAAATGGAGTAGACAACATTTTGATAGGTTATCCAACTGTAAATAAATTAGAAATCAAAAGAGTTATAAAACAAATTAAATCTGGAAAAGAGATTATTTTCATGATTGATGATATTAAACAGGTGATGCTAATTGAGGAATCTGGCAAAGCACACAATGTCCATGTTCCTATTTGCATAGATATTGATATGTCATTACGTTTGCCCTTCATCCGCTTTGGAGTTTATCGTTCATCTACCTCTTCCATACAACAGTTGGAAGAAGCTTTAAGAACGATAAAGCAATTAAAAAATGTAAAACTTATAGGAATGATGGGCTATGAAGCACAAATTGCAGGGATTCCCGATTACTCAGAAAAACAAAGGTTACAAAGTTTTCTCATTAGACAGCTAAAAAAAGCTTCGCTAAAAAAAGTTAAGAACTTAAGAAAAGAGTGTTTAAAAACGATACATTCCAATGGATTTTCTTTATCTTTTGTAAACGGGGGAGGAACGGGAAGTCGCCATTCTACAAGTGATGAAGCGTCTATTACTGAAGTAACCATTGGCGCTGGCTTTTTACAACCTTCTCTTTTTGATGGTTTTTCACAAACAACATTAAAGCCTGCCTTAGGATTCATATTAGAAGTGAGTCGTCATCCTAGTAAACATGTTTATACGTGTCTTGGTGGAGGGTATGTTGGGTCTGGCTCTACTGGGAATGAGAAACTACCTAAAATATCCCATCCGCTCAAAGCAAAATATTTAAGTTTTGAAGGAGCGGGTGAGGTACAGACTCCCATTTTCTATAAAGGTAATTTGCAAATAGGAGATGATGTTTTTTTTAGACCTAGTAAAAGCGGTGAACTTTGTGAACGTTTCTCAACCATTTATGGTGTATCAGATGGGAATGTAACGCATACTTTTAATACATATAGGGGGGATGGACAATGCTTTCTATAG
- a CDS encoding FAD-binding protein, which translates to MLSIESEKNTKQWMNWSEQVKFTPEHILYPGTIEEVQTIVKECVLKEKKIRVIGSGHSFSPLIETKQTLISLDHLQGVGQIDTGENTIEVLAGTKLYRLGELLHELGYAMENMGDIDQQSIAGAISTGTHGTGVPLKILLHK; encoded by the coding sequence ATGCTTTCTATAGAGAGCGAAAAAAATACGAAACAATGGATGAATTGGTCAGAGCAAGTGAAATTCACACCGGAACACATTTTATATCCTGGAACAATTGAAGAAGTACAAACCATTGTAAAGGAATGTGTACTCAAAGAGAAAAAGATAAGAGTGATTGGTTCAGGTCATTCCTTTTCTCCACTGATCGAAACGAAACAAACCTTAATCTCACTAGACCATCTTCAAGGAGTGGGGCAAATTGATACGGGAGAAAATACGATAGAAGTACTAGCTGGAACAAAACTATACCGACTAGGTGAGTTATTACATGAGTTAGGGTACGCAATGGAAAATATGGGGGACATTGACCAACAATCCATTGCAGGTGCCATTAGTACAGGTACACATGGGACAGGAGTACCTTTAAAAATATTGCTTCACAAGTGA
- a CDS encoding D-arabinono-1,4-lactone oxidase, whose product MNFTFFPYTSNVQVKIANITDEPVSKNPLSQKLKEQYIENGLFSLLSKASRKQPKLAKNVSKLSAAGIPLSEKVDYSHKVFVTTRNVKFCEMEYCVPASNTKKITLEIQERIIKEQFAVHFPIEYRFVKGDDAWLSPSYKRDSLYVAVHMYKGMDFDHYFHVMNEIFEKYEGRPHWGKQSYLPVEKYPSLYRELNNFKKIRMHFDPHNLFVNDYLSFFLK is encoded by the coding sequence TTGAATTTTACTTTTTTTCCTTATACCTCTAATGTGCAGGTTAAAATTGCGAACATCACAGATGAACCTGTATCAAAAAACCCCTTATCGCAAAAGCTAAAGGAACAATACATTGAAAACGGACTATTCTCTCTTTTATCTAAAGCAAGTCGAAAACAACCTAAACTCGCTAAAAATGTTAGCAAACTATCTGCCGCCGGTATTCCTCTTTCAGAAAAAGTCGATTACAGTCATAAAGTGTTTGTCACTACTCGAAATGTGAAGTTTTGTGAGATGGAGTATTGTGTCCCTGCCTCGAATACAAAGAAGATTACATTAGAAATACAAGAACGTATTATAAAAGAACAGTTCGCTGTCCACTTTCCAATTGAGTATCGCTTTGTAAAAGGAGATGATGCTTGGTTAAGTCCTTCTTACAAAAGAGATTCTTTATATGTAGCGGTGCATATGTATAAAGGAATGGATTTTGACCATTACTTTCATGTCATGAATGAGATTTTTGAAAAGTACGAAGGGAGACCGCATTGGGGAAAACAAAGTTATTTACCTGTAGAAAAATACCCTAGTCTTTATAGGGAATTGAATAACTTTAAAAAAATTCGAATGCATTTTGATCCTCACAATTTATTTGTAAATGACTATTTATCATTCTTTTTAAAGTAG
- the deoD gene encoding purine-nucleoside phosphorylase, producing MSVHIGAKENEIAETILLPGDPLRAKYIAETFLEDVKCYNEVRGMLGFTGTYKGHRISVQGTGMGVPSISIYINELMQSYGVQNLIRVGTCGALQKDVKVRDVILAMTSSTDSQMNRLTFGGVDYAPTANFDLLKKAYDKGTDAGLELKVGSVFTADQFYNDNAELEKWAKYGILAVEMETTALYTLAAKYDRKALSILTVSDHILTGEETTSEERQTTFNDMIKVALEAAIS from the coding sequence ATGAGTGTACATATTGGTGCAAAAGAAAATGAGATTGCAGAAACGATCCTATTACCTGGAGACCCGTTACGTGCTAAATATATTGCAGAAACCTTTTTAGAAGATGTAAAATGCTATAATGAAGTTCGTGGAATGTTGGGTTTCACTGGTACGTATAAAGGACATCGTATTTCTGTTCAAGGAACAGGTATGGGCGTGCCATCGATCTCTATTTATATTAATGAATTAATGCAAAGCTATGGTGTGCAAAACTTAATTCGTGTAGGTACTTGTGGTGCACTACAAAAAGATGTTAAAGTTCGCGACGTAATCTTAGCCATGACTTCTTCAACAGATTCACAAATGAATCGCTTGACTTTTGGTGGAGTTGATTATGCACCAACAGCTAACTTTGATTTATTGAAAAAAGCGTATGATAAAGGTACAGATGCAGGACTTGAGCTTAAAGTAGGAAGTGTATTTACTGCTGACCAATTTTATAATGATAACGCTGAGTTAGAGAAATGGGCAAAATACGGCATTTTAGCAGTTGAGATGGAAACAACGGCTCTTTATACATTAGCGGCTAAATATGATCGAAAAGCATTATCAATCCTTACGGTTAGTGACCATATTCTAACTGGTGAAGAAACAACTTCCGAGGAGCGTCAAACAACATTTAACGATATGATTAAAGTAGCGTTAGAAGCGGCTATTTCATAA
- a CDS encoding MMPL family transporter — MQDVYNELNNIYQKHNDELKKFNDKIAELKQKYVESQEKYKQLETGVKNLAEGLNKFQVGYYQLLEGFETIESNQGQLPSGTSKVGDGLSNLESGQSQFKSGLEDQLSESQQQAKELEEGLQKGSEGLSEISTGLTDAQVYLSSLADNSEDLYIPEEALGTEKFQELIDGYYSSDRKTVTMDVVLSINPFSKEALDLMAEIDEIVEDGMRGTALEGAEYGIGGNSSIFADLGKVSKSDFQRTSIFIFTGLFIVLVIMLRSIVAPIYLILGLVLCYYTSLGFSEFIFVDLLGYSGINWAVPFYGFVLLLALGIDYSIFLMYRFKEYGDLPIQEGILKAMTNMGTVIISAALILGGTFAAMYAANILSLMQIATIVITGLMLYALVILPFFVPVMVKLFGKANWWPFRKE, encoded by the coding sequence TTGCAAGATGTATATAATGAATTAAACAATATTTATCAAAAACATAATGATGAATTGAAAAAATTTAATGATAAAATAGCTGAATTAAAACAGAAGTATGTAGAATCACAGGAAAAGTATAAACAATTAGAAACTGGAGTAAAAAATCTAGCGGAAGGGTTAAATAAATTTCAAGTAGGTTACTACCAGCTTCTTGAAGGCTTTGAGACAATAGAAAGCAATCAAGGTCAGCTTCCCTCTGGTACATCTAAAGTTGGTGATGGATTATCTAACCTAGAATCAGGTCAAAGTCAGTTTAAAAGTGGTTTGGAAGACCAGTTATCTGAATCTCAACAACAAGCAAAAGAATTAGAGGAAGGGTTGCAAAAAGGTTCGGAAGGTTTAAGTGAAATATCCACTGGTTTAACGGATGCTCAAGTTTATTTAAGTTCATTAGCTGATAACAGTGAAGATCTTTATATACCGGAAGAAGCATTAGGGACTGAAAAATTCCAAGAGCTGATTGATGGTTACTATTCAAGTGATCGTAAAACGGTAACAATGGATGTTGTTTTATCGATTAATCCTTTTTCTAAAGAAGCCTTAGATTTGATGGCTGAAATCGATGAGATTGTGGAAGATGGAATGAGAGGTACAGCTTTAGAAGGAGCGGAGTATGGAATTGGAGGCAACTCTTCCATTTTTGCTGATCTTGGGAAAGTGTCTAAGTCCGACTTTCAACGTACATCAATTTTTATTTTTACAGGCTTGTTTATTGTATTAGTCATTATGTTGCGTTCCATAGTTGCACCCATTTATTTAATATTAGGGTTAGTTTTATGTTATTACACCTCCTTAGGCTTCAGTGAATTCATATTTGTTGATTTGTTAGGTTATAGCGGAATCAATTGGGCGGTACCATTCTATGGTTTTGTTTTGCTGTTAGCTTTGGGGATCGATTATAGTATCTTTTTAATGTATCGCTTTAAAGAATACGGAGATTTGCCGATTCAAGAAGGGATTTTAAAAGCAATGACAAACATGGGAACGGTGATAATCTCAGCTGCCTTAATTCTAGGTGGGACCTTTGCTGCCATGTATGCCGCGAATATTTTATCCCTTATGCAAATTGCAACGATTGTTATAACAGGATTAATGCTTTATGCATTAGTAATCTTACCGTTCTTCGTCCCTGTGATGGTGAAGTTATTCGGAAAAGCCAATTGGTGGCCGTTTAGAAAAGAATAA
- a CDS encoding MMPL family transporter: protein MQQFLKVILKGKWFVLGFWIAMIAILTITKPDFGDLIREKGQLEVPEGYLSSKAAELYEDLNEGEEGYRNFVIVFHDEDSFSDQDLSQMETALNHIQENQEDYQFSDIISVFDYPDLEERLLSEDHTTLIVPLSAQFNEREVKDVREILNSELKIVDSVDYYYTGSPFIDDDNITSAQEGVQKTEGITIAIIILILLIVFRSIVTPFIPLVTVIFSYLTAHGVVAFLVDGVNFPISTFTQNFMVSILFGIGTDYSILLLSRFKEELANDEQTVTGAIIRTYQTAGKTVLYSGLAVLVGFVAVGFSEFNLYRSSVANAVSITVLLIALFTVMPFFMAVLNKKLFWPVRGSLEHNESRLWKKLGTFSLTRPIWSLLIVALVTLPFLVTNGNLRSYDALAEIGDEYDSVKGFNIVEEAFGPGESLPTNIILQKNEAMDTDAHMIALENIASTIEKLDEVESVRSVTRPLGETLEEFQVASQLEELNEGLDQAVNGVDEIGQGLDETSQQIAESSSGNEGIDEIDRLISGTNDLQKGVQELEDNIVKLNGGLETVTFEMEEAGESLDELVKGVTN, encoded by the coding sequence GTGCAACAGTTTTTAAAGGTAATACTTAAAGGGAAATGGTTTGTTTTAGGTTTCTGGATCGCAATGATTGCTATTTTAACCATTACGAAACCCGACTTTGGTGATTTAATACGAGAGAAAGGGCAACTTGAAGTTCCAGAAGGTTATCTCTCTTCAAAAGCGGCTGAATTATATGAAGATTTGAATGAAGGAGAAGAAGGCTATCGGAACTTTGTTATTGTCTTTCATGATGAAGATTCGTTTTCAGATCAGGATTTATCACAAATGGAAACAGCTCTTAATCATATACAAGAAAATCAAGAAGACTATCAGTTCTCCGATATCATTAGTGTTTTTGATTATCCAGATCTTGAGGAGAGATTATTAAGTGAAGATCATACAACATTAATCGTTCCGCTCAGTGCACAGTTTAATGAACGAGAGGTAAAAGACGTTCGGGAAATATTGAATTCTGAACTGAAAATTGTTGACTCTGTCGATTATTATTATACCGGAAGTCCGTTTATTGATGATGATAATATTACGAGTGCTCAAGAAGGAGTTCAGAAAACAGAAGGAATTACAATTGCTATCATCATTCTTATCTTATTGATCGTTTTCCGTTCAATTGTGACTCCGTTTATTCCTCTTGTTACGGTTATTTTCAGTTATTTAACTGCTCATGGTGTTGTTGCATTTTTAGTTGACGGTGTTAATTTTCCTATATCGACCTTTACCCAAAATTTTATGGTCTCGATTCTCTTTGGTATTGGTACCGACTATAGCATTCTTTTATTGAGTAGATTTAAGGAGGAGCTAGCGAATGATGAACAAACGGTAACAGGAGCTATTATTCGGACGTACCAAACGGCTGGTAAAACAGTATTGTATAGTGGGCTTGCTGTATTAGTTGGTTTTGTAGCCGTAGGTTTTTCAGAATTTAATTTGTACCGTTCGTCAGTAGCGAATGCAGTAAGCATTACAGTATTACTTATTGCGCTATTCACTGTCATGCCATTTTTTATGGCTGTTTTAAATAAGAAGCTTTTTTGGCCTGTGAGAGGGTCACTTGAACATAATGAGAGTCGCTTGTGGAAGAAGTTAGGGACTTTTTCCCTTACTCGTCCTATATGGTCCCTCTTAATTGTGGCTTTAGTGACCTTACCGTTTTTAGTGACAAATGGAAATCTTCGTTCTTATGATGCATTAGCAGAGATAGGTGATGAATACGATTCTGTCAAAGGTTTTAACATAGTGGAAGAGGCTTTTGGACCAGGAGAATCGTTACCAACTAATATCATTCTTCAAAAGAATGAAGCCATGGATACAGATGCTCACATGATAGCGTTGGAGAACATCGCTTCTACTATTGAAAAACTGGATGAAGTTGAATCGGTTCGAAGTGTCACGAGGCCTCTAGGAGAAACGCTAGAGGAGTTTCAAGTAGCGAGTCAACTTGAAGAATTAAATGAGGGATTGGATCAAGCAGTAAATGGAGTAGATGAAATCGGTCAAGGTTTAGATGAAACGAGTCAACAAATTGCGGAATCGTCTTCTGGAAATGAAGGGATAGATGAGATTGACCGACTCATTTCAGGGACGAATGACCTTCAAAAGGGTGTTCAAGAGTTAGAAGATAACATTGTAAAACTTAATGGCGGTTTGGAAACTGTTACATTTGAAATGGAAGAAGCAGGTGAAAGCCTAGATGAGCTGGTTAAAGGAGTAACAAATTAG
- the rraA gene encoding ribonuclease E activity regulator RraA, whose product MFATADLCDQFSEELQIAEPIFKSFGEKRSFYGKIATVKVFEDNVLVVDQLEKIEEGSVLVVDGQASTKCALLGDRLATIAFDRKISGIIINGCVRDSAELEHIDVGILAIATNPLKSKKKGEGQVGISLHFGGVTWTPGEYIYCDGDGVVLAKRKLL is encoded by the coding sequence ATGTTTGCAACCGCAGATTTATGTGATCAATTTTCGGAAGAATTACAAATTGCTGAACCAATTTTCAAGTCTTTTGGTGAAAAAAGGAGTTTCTATGGAAAAATAGCGACAGTGAAAGTGTTTGAGGATAATGTATTAGTAGTGGATCAATTAGAGAAAATAGAAGAAGGTTCCGTGCTCGTTGTAGATGGTCAAGCTTCTACTAAATGTGCGCTTTTAGGAGATCGTTTAGCAACGATTGCATTCGATCGAAAAATTTCTGGCATCATTATCAATGGGTGTGTCCGTGATTCTGCAGAGCTCGAGCATATTGATGTTGGAATCTTAGCAATCGCAACCAATCCGTTAAAAAGTAAGAAAAAAGGAGAGGGACAGGTCGGAATTTCTCTACATTTTGGTGGAGTAACTTGGACGCCTGGCGAATATATATATTGTGACGGGGATGGAGTGGTATTAGCAAAAAGAAAACTATTATAA